One window of the Natronomonas marina genome contains the following:
- a CDS encoding M14 family metallopeptidase: protein MSEEDRFSDSPVSRRRFFQLSAAVGASLALPGNATASTAAEAFTAEYQYVLNHTPAEYAVPTLVRFSDPTGPTALEGLVGGDGDVHTTTEPEPAAYAPLTATEAETVADLPTASEFQFAPGSNPFWRIGYYPLGVFPEPRRSVDYIGFEQLKDGLGVLEERYPDRIRVRNVGRSPGHTNNLTGRPDPKGMYVVELTNFDSATDFEDKEKVFFSCSLHGLEMAGRETAARVLENVARSSEPDVPGSDAKIEPLLDDVVVIMGFTNPDGWAARNPQYDSGWQVGGPGTQFPRVPGAPLFERGNAEVFDTNRQYPVVGYVDPVHFPAAPANYEGEEPSFVDEKVPDAKALVDYFQDYENLNYGADLHGGPVFNNFVLGLISQDQFNTRELHEVYEMCLNIDDTLAEALSTWETVGQARVDLVGDQQFVPALFGVVPESAFDYATIYDTIGYTVSGAFLDWMAHPEPIGLDMTTLDFEMSFNHMLGGNVYNPELFEMEVTGYRAAIRTITDFAVNNSETPTTEENFSTRTETGGESVAYVTTGEVGTEADALRRTHEQLSFDPDTETYRTTEEAELTGGLTEFGFDVEEGLHSMGVHLHGQNALADLELVSPDGEVVRSFEGVTDERVGGKCCGLPEFTVSEPQAGTWTLRASNYLDAGVPVEMQQWAMAADANPDPESVDNWGGEGYEQAAYDVTPFEFFRDYESAEKRGVLREFIQDGGTLEPVTVDEVKSGALSEYDHAVVIHDYVSPTERISEGVSENAKDGVTGGVTDDAYTSALDEFVDSGGNLVVTDTGSYVLPELDNDLFDGSALEGNVQRQFLDVARFTAKNLDHPLFSGDVRGIQNQLWKVQPLGYPTTGGAPMDLLDEAAFTEAAAGVGSIAGRTNGLVATASVTESESSGRGIHYISSLLPPATQANLHPFGLQNYTPTFLGYILFTSALGFQQVRETGETTRTYGRGDEWEVGGIGGGGGADLSVTGSRTTDSQFQFGSRIERVELTVESVDTEADGVEIRDRFPDSWEFNETFSDGTSPDGESYVTFEDETTDPAELEGTTFTYFVETPSGLESSGSYTVGPGVAIALDTEGDVSDEFAGTKTIYVLGADAV, encoded by the coding sequence ATGAGTGAAGAGGACAGATTCTCGGACTCGCCGGTTTCGCGGCGACGGTTCTTCCAGCTGTCGGCCGCGGTCGGCGCGTCGCTCGCACTGCCCGGCAACGCGACCGCCTCGACCGCCGCCGAGGCGTTCACGGCGGAGTACCAGTACGTACTGAACCACACGCCGGCGGAGTACGCCGTCCCGACGCTGGTCCGCTTCTCCGACCCGACGGGACCGACGGCCCTGGAGGGGCTGGTCGGCGGCGACGGCGACGTCCACACCACGACCGAACCCGAGCCGGCGGCGTACGCCCCGCTGACGGCCACCGAGGCCGAGACGGTGGCGGACCTGCCGACGGCCTCGGAGTTCCAGTTCGCCCCCGGATCGAACCCGTTCTGGCGCATCGGCTACTATCCGCTCGGCGTCTTCCCGGAGCCCCGCCGCTCCGTCGATTACATCGGCTTCGAGCAACTGAAGGACGGCCTCGGCGTCCTCGAAGAGCGCTATCCCGACCGTATCCGGGTGAGGAACGTCGGTCGGTCGCCGGGCCACACGAACAACCTCACCGGTCGCCCCGACCCGAAGGGGATGTACGTCGTCGAGTTGACCAACTTCGACTCCGCGACGGACTTCGAGGACAAGGAGAAGGTCTTCTTCTCCTGCTCGCTGCACGGCCTGGAGATGGCCGGCCGCGAAACCGCCGCCCGCGTCCTCGAAAACGTCGCCCGCTCCTCCGAGCCGGACGTCCCCGGCAGCGACGCGAAGATCGAACCACTGCTGGACGACGTCGTCGTCATCATGGGCTTCACCAACCCCGACGGGTGGGCGGCCCGGAACCCCCAGTACGACTCCGGCTGGCAGGTCGGCGGGCCGGGCACGCAGTTCCCGCGCGTCCCCGGTGCGCCGCTGTTCGAGCGGGGCAACGCCGAGGTGTTCGACACCAACCGCCAGTACCCCGTCGTCGGCTACGTCGATCCGGTCCACTTCCCGGCGGCACCGGCCAACTACGAGGGCGAAGAGCCCTCCTTCGTCGACGAGAAGGTGCCGGACGCGAAGGCCCTGGTCGACTACTTCCAGGACTACGAGAACCTCAACTACGGCGCGGACCTCCACGGCGGCCCCGTCTTCAACAACTTCGTTTTGGGCCTCATCTCCCAGGACCAGTTCAACACCCGCGAACTGCACGAGGTCTACGAGATGTGTCTCAACATCGACGACACGCTGGCGGAGGCGCTCAGCACCTGGGAGACGGTCGGACAGGCCCGCGTCGACCTGGTCGGTGACCAGCAGTTCGTCCCGGCGCTCTTCGGCGTCGTCCCCGAGAGCGCCTTCGATTATGCGACCATTTACGACACCATCGGCTACACGGTGTCGGGGGCGTTCCTCGACTGGATGGCCCACCCCGAGCCCATCGGGCTGGACATGACGACGCTGGACTTCGAGATGTCGTTCAACCACATGCTCGGCGGGAACGTCTACAACCCCGAGCTGTTCGAGATGGAGGTGACGGGCTACCGGGCGGCCATCCGGACCATCACCGACTTCGCGGTCAACAACTCCGAGACGCCGACCACCGAGGAGAACTTCTCGACCCGCACTGAAACCGGGGGCGAGTCGGTCGCCTACGTCACCACCGGTGAGGTGGGCACCGAAGCGGACGCGCTGCGGCGGACCCACGAACAACTCAGTTTCGACCCCGACACCGAGACCTACCGGACGACCGAGGAGGCCGAGCTAACCGGCGGCCTCACCGAGTTCGGCTTCGACGTCGAGGAGGGCCTCCACAGCATGGGCGTCCATCTCCACGGACAGAACGCCCTCGCCGACCTCGAACTCGTGTCGCCGGACGGCGAGGTCGTCCGCTCCTTCGAGGGCGTCACCGACGAGCGCGTCGGCGGGAAGTGCTGTGGACTCCCCGAGTTCACCGTCAGTGAGCCGCAGGCCGGTACCTGGACGCTGCGGGCGAGCAACTATCTGGACGCCGGCGTGCCCGTCGAGATGCAGCAGTGGGCGATGGCCGCCGACGCCAACCCCGACCCCGAGAGCGTCGACAACTGGGGCGGCGAGGGCTACGAGCAGGCCGCCTACGACGTGACGCCGTTCGAGTTCTTCCGGGACTACGAGTCCGCCGAGAAGCGGGGGGTCCTCCGGGAGTTCATCCAGGACGGCGGCACGCTCGAACCGGTCACCGTCGATGAGGTCAAGTCGGGGGCGCTCTCGGAGTACGACCACGCCGTCGTCATCCACGACTACGTCTCGCCGACCGAGCGCATCTCGGAGGGCGTCTCCGAGAACGCGAAGGACGGCGTCACCGGGGGCGTCACCGACGACGCCTACACCAGCGCACTCGACGAGTTCGTCGACTCCGGCGGCAACCTCGTGGTGACCGACACCGGCAGCTACGTCCTGCCGGAACTGGACAACGACCTCTTCGACGGGTCGGCCCTGGAGGGGAACGTCCAGCGGCAGTTCCTCGACGTCGCCCGGTTCACCGCCAAGAACCTCGATCACCCGCTTTTCAGCGGCGACGTCCGGGGGATTCAGAACCAGCTGTGGAAGGTCCAGCCGCTCGGCTACCCGACGACCGGGGGCGCGCCGATGGACCTCCTCGACGAGGCCGCCTTCACCGAGGCCGCCGCCGGCGTCGGCTCGATCGCCGGCCGGACGAACGGCCTGGTGGCGACCGCCTCCGTCACCGAAAGCGAAAGCTCCGGCCGGGGAATCCACTACATCTCCTCGCTGCTGCCGCCGGCGACGCAGGCCAACCTCCACCCGTTCGGCCTCCAGAACTACACGCCGACGTTCCTCGGGTACATCCTGTTCACGTCGGCGCTGGGCTTCCAGCAGGTCCGCGAGACCGGCGAGACGACCCGCACGTACGGCCGTGGCGACGAGTGGGAGGTCGGCGGCATCGGCGGCGGTGGCGGCGCCGACCTCAGCGTCACCGGGAGCCGGACGACCGACAGCCAGTTCCAGTTCGGCAGCCGCATCGAGCGGGTCGAGTTGACCGTCGAGTCGGTCGACACCGAGGCCGACGGCGTCGAGATTCGTGACCGGTTCCCCGATAGCTGGGAGTTCAACGAGACGTTCAGCGACGGCACCAGCCCCGACGGCGAGAGCTACGTCACCTTCGAGGACGAGACGACCGACCCAGCGGAACTGGAGGGGACGACGTTCACGTACTTCGTCGAGACCCCCAGCGGGCTCGAAAGCTCCGGGTCCTACACGGTCGGTCCCGGCGTCGCCATCGCGCTCGACACCGAGGGGGACGTCTCCGACGAGTTCGCCGGAACGAAGACCATCTACGTCCTCGGCGCCGACGCCGTCTGA
- a CDS encoding NAD-dependent epimerase/dehydratase family protein — translation MSDHALVVGGTRFIGRHTVEEFLDAGYDVTILNRGNHDNPFADDEAVAHLEGDRTDEADVRRAGMTVDPDVVVDCVAYHPRDVHTATDVFADADAYVYVSSGAAYGEERIPKREDETPLCDCSPEEAVDDSMESYGPRKAEGDRAVFAAADRGVRAMSVRPPVVYGPHDYTERFDYWIDRVDNHDRVVVPGDGTNLWHLVYVRDVAAALRTVAENGDAGEAYNVGDGHAPTLGEWVELLAAACDTDVEAVHAGERELGTVGLSTGDFPIYRNPPHLLSTAKLRGLGWEPTPHGEALSATVEEHRASDRTGRENGPDRETEERLIDVLGTVE, via the coding sequence ATGTCCGACCACGCCCTCGTCGTCGGCGGCACACGATTCATCGGCCGACACACCGTCGAGGAGTTCCTCGACGCCGGCTACGACGTGACGATACTCAACCGCGGCAACCACGACAACCCCTTCGCCGACGACGAGGCCGTCGCCCACCTCGAGGGCGACCGGACCGACGAGGCCGACGTCCGGCGGGCAGGGATGACGGTCGACCCCGACGTCGTCGTCGACTGCGTCGCCTACCACCCCCGTGACGTCCACACCGCGACCGACGTCTTCGCCGACGCCGACGCCTACGTCTACGTCTCCTCGGGGGCGGCCTACGGCGAGGAACGGATTCCGAAACGGGAAGACGAGACGCCGCTGTGCGACTGTTCGCCGGAGGAGGCCGTCGACGACTCGATGGAGAGCTACGGCCCCCGGAAGGCCGAGGGCGACCGGGCGGTCTTCGCGGCCGCCGACCGCGGCGTCCGCGCGATGTCGGTCCGACCGCCGGTGGTCTACGGCCCTCACGACTACACCGAACGCTTCGACTACTGGATCGACCGGGTGGACAATCACGACCGGGTCGTGGTGCCGGGCGACGGGACGAACCTCTGGCACCTCGTCTACGTGAGGGACGTCGCGGCGGCGCTGCGGACGGTCGCCGAGAACGGCGACGCGGGCGAAGCGTACAACGTCGGGGACGGCCACGCGCCGACGCTCGGCGAGTGGGTCGAACTGCTCGCGGCGGCCTGCGACACCGACGTGGAGGCGGTCCACGCCGGCGAGCGGGAACTGGGGACCGTGGGGCTGTCGACCGGGGACTTCCCGATATACCGGAACCCGCCGCACCTGCTGTCGACGGCGAAACTCCGCGGCCTCGGCTGGGAGCCGACCCCCCACGGGGAGGCGCTTTCGGCGACGGTCGAGGAGCACCGCGCCTCCGACCGGACCGGCCGGGAGAACGGTCCCGACCGAGAGACCGAAGAACGGCTCATCGACGTGCTCGGGACCGTCGAGTAG
- a CDS encoding phosphate-starvation-inducible PsiE family protein → MSDDDQPTPPAAPATDEDSASGLAERYSVLTDRFVHGVELAAASVFALLFAIGVIDLCLQIAMAVQSGEITDPNVVIGFIDTGLLLLIIVEVYQTVLAYVEETETRRIVKLIIYTGVIAMVRKAIIFRTGEYSTELDALYAAIAYTVIIFGLVALLFAERVYGEGVALGDG, encoded by the coding sequence ATGAGCGACGACGACCAACCGACCCCGCCGGCGGCCCCGGCGACCGACGAGGACTCGGCGAGCGGCCTCGCCGAGCGCTACTCCGTGCTGACCGACCGGTTCGTCCACGGCGTCGAACTGGCCGCCGCCTCGGTGTTCGCGCTGCTTTTCGCCATCGGCGTCATCGACCTGTGTCTCCAGATAGCGATGGCCGTCCAGAGCGGTGAAATAACCGATCCGAACGTCGTTATCGGGTTCATCGACACCGGGCTGCTGTTGCTCATCATCGTCGAGGTCTACCAGACGGTGCTGGCCTACGTCGAGGAGACCGAGACCCGCCGCATCGTCAAGCTCATCATCTACACCGGCGTCATAGCGATGGTCAGGAAGGCCATCATCTTCCGCACCGGCGAGTACTCGACCGAACTGGACGCCCTCTATGCGGCCATCGCCTACACGGTCATCATCTTCGGGCTGGTCGCGCTGCTGTTCGCCGAGCGAGTCTACGGCGAGGGCGTCGCGCTCGGGGACGGCTGA
- a CDS encoding NAD(P)-dependent glycerol-1-phosphate dehydrogenase — MFGKSKWIRLPRSVVLGHGVLDRTVEAVDELYLDGRPLIVTSPTPKALAGDRLVAAFEEAGFNPAITTVEDATFSSVEAVLETAESVDAGFLIGLGGGKPIDIAKMAADERGCGFVSVPTAASHDGIVSGRGSVPEGDTRHSVAAHPPLAVVADTELIAEAPWRLTTAGCADIVSNYTAVKDWQLAHRLKNVEYSEYAGALSQMTAELLVDRADSIKRGLEESAWVVAKALVSSGVAMSIAGSSRPASGAEHLISHQLDRIAPGAALHGHQVGVAAIVTEYLHTGEGGDWRRVRDALADIGAPTTAADLDVDDEQFVEAMTSAHEIRDRYTILGDGIEESAAIEAATVTGVLR; from the coding sequence ATGTTCGGCAAGTCGAAGTGGATACGCCTGCCCCGGAGCGTCGTCCTGGGGCACGGCGTCCTCGACCGGACCGTCGAGGCCGTCGACGAACTCTACCTCGACGGCCGGCCCCTCATCGTCACCAGCCCGACGCCGAAGGCGCTGGCCGGCGACCGCCTCGTGGCCGCCTTCGAGGAGGCCGGCTTCAATCCCGCCATCACCACCGTCGAGGACGCAACCTTCTCGTCGGTCGAGGCCGTCCTCGAGACGGCCGAGTCGGTCGACGCCGGCTTCCTCATCGGGCTCGGCGGCGGCAAGCCCATCGACATCGCGAAGATGGCCGCCGACGAGCGGGGCTGTGGCTTCGTCTCGGTGCCGACCGCCGCCAGCCACGACGGCATCGTCTCGGGCCGGGGGTCGGTCCCGGAGGGCGACACCCGACATTCGGTCGCCGCCCACCCGCCGCTGGCGGTCGTCGCCGACACCGAGCTCATCGCCGAGGCGCCCTGGCGGCTCACGACCGCCGGCTGTGCGGACATCGTCTCGAACTACACCGCCGTCAAGGACTGGCAACTCGCCCACCGGTTGAAGAACGTCGAGTACAGCGAGTACGCCGGCGCGCTGTCGCAGATGACCGCCGAACTGCTGGTGGACCGGGCCGACTCCATCAAGCGCGGCTTAGAGGAGTCCGCCTGGGTCGTCGCCAAGGCGCTGGTCTCCTCCGGCGTGGCGATGTCCATCGCGGGGTCCTCGCGGCCGGCCTCCGGCGCCGAACACCTCATCTCCCACCAGCTGGACCGTATCGCGCCCGGCGCGGCGCTGCACGGCCACCAGGTCGGCGTCGCCGCCATCGTCACCGAGTACCTCCACACCGGCGAGGGCGGCGACTGGCGGCGCGTCCGGGACGCGCTGGCCGACATCGGCGCGCCGACGACCGCCGCCGACCTCGACGTCGACGACGAGCAGTTCGTCGAGGCGATGACGTCGGCCCACGAAATCCGGGACCGCTACACCATCCTCGGCGACGGCATCGAGGAGTCGGCGGCCATCGAGGCGGCGACGGTCACCGGTGTCCTCCGGTAG
- the nth gene encoding endonuclease III — protein sequence MGTALDSRDGQVAEVLDRLYEEYPDPEISLNFSTRLELLVAVVLSAQCTDERVNAVTADLFEKYDGPEAYAAADVEELAADIDSITYYNNKAGYIRSACGDIVEKHDGEVPDTMSELTDLAGVGRKTANVVLQHGHDLTEGIVVDTHVQRISRRLGLTDEERPEAIEEDLMGIVPREDWKEFTHLLISHGRATCTARNPDCEDCVLEDVCPSSKLDSDVDLADGSEW from the coding sequence ATGGGAACGGCGCTCGATTCACGAGACGGCCAGGTCGCCGAAGTGCTCGACCGGCTCTACGAGGAGTACCCCGACCCCGAGATATCGCTGAACTTCTCGACGCGGCTGGAACTGCTCGTCGCGGTCGTCCTCTCGGCGCAGTGTACCGACGAGCGGGTCAACGCGGTCACGGCGGACCTCTTCGAGAAGTACGACGGTCCAGAGGCGTACGCCGCCGCCGACGTCGAGGAACTGGCCGCCGACATCGACTCCATCACCTACTACAACAACAAGGCCGGCTACATCAGGTCGGCCTGCGGGGACATCGTCGAGAAACACGACGGCGAGGTGCCCGACACCATGTCCGAGTTGACCGACCTCGCCGGCGTCGGCCGCAAGACCGCCAACGTCGTCCTCCAGCACGGCCACGACCTCACCGAGGGCATCGTCGTCGACACCCACGTCCAGCGCATCTCGCGCCGACTCGGGCTGACCGACGAGGAGCGCCCCGAGGCCATCGAGGAGGACCTCATGGGAATCGTCCCCCGCGAGGACTGGAAGGAGTTCACCCACCTGCTCATCAGCCACGGCCGGGCGACGTGTACGGCGCGGAACCCCGACTGCGAGGACTGCGTGCTGGAGGACGTCTGCCCCTCCTCGAAACTGGATAGCGACGTCGACCTGGCCGACGGCAGCGAGTGGTGA
- a CDS encoding DUF7321 family protein: MPVGTFSDAQVATAVLVAVAASFPCFLYGAWIMIDNEEITWGVLTYHLKFIFTGLTLTTVPLLFWMLPRLLEQLGGFAAVHAFFGLQAYAFLAFGFTGIVRIFRAKYEHDLYTEYDEDVLLDEIGDENMKFWRRRLRIGVFGYTACWIVAFLTGFFRYVLRYL; the protein is encoded by the coding sequence GTGCCAGTTGGAACGTTCTCCGACGCCCAGGTCGCAACCGCCGTCCTCGTCGCCGTCGCCGCCAGCTTTCCGTGCTTTCTGTACGGCGCCTGGATAATGATCGACAACGAGGAGATCACCTGGGGCGTCCTCACCTACCACCTGAAGTTCATCTTCACGGGGCTGACGCTGACGACCGTGCCGCTGCTCTTCTGGATGTTGCCCCGCCTCCTCGAGCAACTCGGCGGGTTCGCGGCCGTCCACGCCTTCTTCGGCCTGCAGGCGTACGCCTTCCTCGCGTTCGGCTTCACCGGCATCGTCCGCATCTTCCGCGCGAAGTACGAACACGACCTCTACACCGAGTACGACGAGGACGTCCTGCTGGACGAAATCGGCGACGAGAACATGAAGTTCTGGCGGCGGCGCCTCCGCATCGGCGTCTTCGGCTACACTGCCTGCTGGATCGTCGCCTTCCTCACCGGCTTCTTCCGGTACGTCCTGCGGTACCTCTGA
- a CDS encoding DUF483 domain-containing protein, with protein sequence MARLTDVNALPSILAMDALTVLEGDRRGASLQLTDRYFRLQAAALQGMDGSEFFENRLDIVRESRDVWDEIYVDFPSLTTEHLRTASERLRNVLERLPEVQYLRRNYPATSYVVPEWMRLDGEVKYGARVYFFGDDPPEREEIVARNVEATVDDARGDFDAYQGRLHGYPDCCIEFFREGDRFDGEESLEARSLGAFDDAIDEERLREGSVATAPIGELLDGFFESPQAYAFFAHEFYPEPGCETARKRGEAIHDTLTEHLPEPLVRDYFRVNFGWSLLKAGVVTGPDAFGREHLLSQLPLQVRSSMSRYER encoded by the coding sequence ATGGCTCGACTGACCGACGTGAACGCGCTACCGAGCATACTGGCGATGGACGCCCTGACGGTCCTCGAGGGCGACCGTCGCGGCGCGAGCCTCCAGTTGACCGACCGGTACTTCCGCCTGCAGGCGGCGGCGCTGCAGGGGATGGACGGATCGGAGTTCTTCGAGAACCGACTCGACATCGTCCGGGAGTCCCGCGACGTCTGGGACGAGATATACGTCGACTTCCCCTCGCTTACGACGGAGCACCTCCGGACGGCCTCGGAACGCCTCCGGAACGTCCTCGAACGGCTCCCGGAGGTCCAGTACCTGCGACGGAACTACCCGGCGACGTCGTACGTGGTCCCCGAGTGGATGCGGCTCGACGGCGAGGTGAAGTACGGCGCCCGCGTCTACTTCTTCGGCGACGACCCGCCGGAACGGGAGGAGATAGTCGCCCGGAACGTCGAGGCGACGGTCGACGACGCCCGCGGCGACTTCGACGCCTATCAGGGTCGCCTCCACGGGTATCCCGACTGCTGTATCGAGTTCTTCCGGGAGGGGGACCGCTTCGACGGTGAGGAGTCCCTCGAGGCCCGCTCGCTCGGCGCGTTCGACGATGCGATCGACGAGGAGCGTCTCCGGGAGGGATCGGTCGCCACGGCACCGATCGGGGAACTCCTCGACGGGTTCTTCGAGTCGCCGCAGGCGTACGCCTTCTTCGCCCACGAGTTCTACCCGGAGCCAGGCTGTGAGACGGCCCGGAAGCGAGGGGAAGCGATACACGACACGCTGACCGAACACCTCCCCGAACCGCTCGTCCGTGATTACTTCCGGGTCAACTTCGGCTGGTCGCTGCTCAAGGCCGGCGTGGTCACCGGCCCGGACGCCTTCGGTCGGGAACACCTGCTGTCGCAGCTGCCGCTCCAGGTGCGGTCCTCGATGTCTCGATACGAGCGGTGA
- a CDS encoding DUF7319 domain-containing protein: MANSGDSPPTDAPEMSEADPETEGDAGRRADDGGSEELSTEELRARVEEQYDFEEFGAEEMSEMSVEEWEAVFDPDSWLTGTELLDRVEKELRGNVQRREVFAVVERVGEGDDDRVVAYSDEGYVLVRPDGTVQGTGTILRDVEPMVALCSMESYDVPEVGEDAGLPHPDSVAEGSGDFGNRMLQVVAAATMLSGVAFVVVWLGSVVGAIDIGFAGAIVLTIGILFLIVGGFLFLTVANARLSDRMRAEQYRDRLRAVGAGSEGRPDFLPDEAFETGGRRLEEAMERVHREALEETEADGELSGDEGR; encoded by the coding sequence ATGGCTAATTCCGGCGACTCGCCGCCCACGGACGCCCCCGAGATGTCCGAGGCCGACCCGGAGACGGAGGGCGACGCCGGGCGTCGAGCGGACGACGGGGGCAGCGAGGAGCTATCGACCGAGGAACTGCGGGCGCGCGTCGAGGAGCAGTACGACTTCGAGGAGTTCGGCGCCGAGGAGATGTCCGAGATGAGCGTCGAGGAGTGGGAGGCCGTCTTCGACCCCGACTCGTGGCTCACGGGCACGGAGTTGCTCGACCGGGTCGAAAAGGAGTTGCGCGGGAACGTCCAGCGGCGGGAGGTGTTCGCCGTCGTCGAACGGGTCGGCGAGGGCGACGACGACCGGGTGGTCGCCTACTCCGACGAGGGGTACGTCCTCGTCCGGCCGGACGGCACCGTCCAGGGCACCGGGACCATCCTCCGGGACGTCGAACCGATGGTCGCGCTCTGCTCGATGGAGTCCTACGACGTGCCCGAGGTCGGCGAGGACGCCGGCCTCCCGCATCCGGACAGCGTCGCGGAGGGCAGCGGCGACTTCGGCAACCGGATGTTACAGGTCGTCGCCGCCGCGACGATGCTGTCGGGCGTGGCGTTCGTCGTCGTGTGGCTCGGCAGCGTCGTCGGGGCAATCGACATCGGCTTCGCCGGTGCCATCGTCCTGACCATCGGCATCCTCTTCTTGATCGTCGGCGGCTTCCTCTTCCTGACAGTCGCCAACGCGCGCCTCTCGGACCGGATGCGCGCCGAGCAGTACCGCGACCGGTTGCGGGCGGTCGGCGCCGGCAGCGAGGGCCGGCCCGACTTCCTGCCCGACGAAGCCTTCGAGACCGGCGGCCGGCGCCTGGAGGAGGCCATGGAGCGGGTCCACCGCGAGGCGCTGGAGGAGACCGAAGCGGACGGAGAGCTGTCCGGCGACGAGGGGCGCTGA
- a CDS encoding halocyanin domain-containing protein: MKRRDFMRAAGGTTAAAGATVGAAGPAAAAGGGGEGGGESGGRTVPAFGSYLDDANLYSEESIVDARDQDSVTISVGAGDGLAFDPPAIWISPGTTVTWEWTGEGGTHNVVANEGPAGLDSGSAVESSSATYEFEFTEDHAGITTYRCIPHETSGMKGAVAVGDDVETTTLAGADVKEPIEFGVDIHEHWVGVSVMLLMSVSMVFTFFTLKYGESPHTSGGD; this comes from the coding sequence ATGAAACGGCGGGACTTCATGCGCGCCGCTGGCGGTACGACGGCCGCAGCGGGCGCGACCGTGGGCGCGGCCGGCCCGGCCGCAGCCGCGGGTGGCGGCGGCGAGGGCGGAGGCGAAAGCGGCGGCAGGACCGTGCCGGCGTTCGGCTCCTACCTCGACGACGCCAACCTGTACAGCGAGGAGAGCATCGTCGACGCGCGGGACCAAGACTCCGTGACCATCTCGGTCGGGGCCGGTGACGGCCTCGCCTTCGACCCCCCGGCCATCTGGATTTCGCCCGGCACGACCGTCACCTGGGAGTGGACCGGTGAGGGCGGCACTCACAACGTCGTCGCAAACGAGGGACCCGCGGGGCTCGACAGTGGTTCCGCCGTCGAGTCCAGCAGCGCGACCTACGAATTCGAGTTCACCGAGGACCACGCCGGCATCACGACCTACCGGTGCATCCCCCACGAGACGAGCGGGATGAAGGGTGCCGTCGCTGTCGGCGACGACGTCGAGACGACGACGCTGGCCGGCGCCGACGTCAAGGAGCCAATCGAGTTCGGCGTCGACATCCACGAACACTGGGTCGGCGTCAGCGTGATGCTGCTGATGTCGGTGTCGATGGTGTTCACGTTCTTCACGCTCAAGTACGGCGAGTCGCCGCACACGAGCGGAGGTGACTGA
- a CDS encoding DUF7318 family protein, translated as MSDNSYGAIHRYEPARESTVAAITIVLLSIMQIVLVGLFTFGLTAGWAVGAATGTEAGNVLLGLLLAGVLINLAFILLLYRKEFLPDVMVVKKRRRKWEDLYIEEDDMYGEEITDGAVDKLKRAVYPYYKK; from the coding sequence ATGTCCGACAACAGCTACGGCGCGATACACCGCTACGAGCCGGCCCGCGAGAGCACCGTGGCGGCCATCACCATCGTCCTGCTGTCGATAATGCAGATCGTTCTCGTCGGCCTGTTCACGTTCGGGCTGACGGCGGGTTGGGCGGTCGGTGCGGCGACCGGAACCGAGGCCGGGAACGTGCTTCTCGGCCTCCTGCTTGCGGGCGTGTTAATCAACCTCGCGTTCATCCTGCTTCTGTACCGCAAGGAGTTCCTCCCGGACGTGATGGTCGTCAAGAAGCGGCGGCGCAAGTGGGAGGACCTCTACATCGAGGAAGACGACATGTACGGCGAAGAAATTACCGACGGCGCGGTCGACAAGCTGAAACGCGCCGTCTACCCATACTACAAGAAATAA